A DNA window from Plasmodium brasilianum strain Bolivian I chromosome 12, whole genome shotgun sequence contains the following coding sequences:
- a CDS encoding DNA repair metallo-beta-lactamase protein encodes MIEDDIHIIQNDPLIIVDKFPYTKKKDADTDKKVKKKEITKIYFLTHFHADHYMNINKYFNENVFSSTITKKLLTNIIGVNEKYVHNLKINRNYYLFNFEIVFIDANHCPGSVIIYFEFANGTKIIHTGDFRYSNVHSFLIKKLLYYDTANGGNEDDNKEKPNDIKLAEPRNHMLLTESASKECVYWNNKKYSVCYVSENFNIYNSNTYIVDIEEFRITYLKSIEDLLVKLENMEEAFYLYDSIEQENYFNYFIFIELSLYFNQNELDILLLYDNDMKLNDSVIINKENIKNIQFVSGYQKKEELLNNENSRSITFLVKKELIKCKDNNEMHDSMFKKGIKIDNINREYIVMKSEKDNNINETQQCESVHTCQLEKMTKKKKRKCMNDTTEEEKNEIRSNIDKKFYLNEKKENSNYIRTIYLDTTYALSKNNLFAPQMYLINFIIYLCRDKIKRDSCVMGTEENNKSRLARLRKRIKGTQKIMEDLEGENKCIMYDGVEKRAGKVASKNEIGQKRDEKKNMSLNHIKSKGKKTLFLFGTYNLGKEKIYLSVSEACNMKIYYKNEKKRTIIESFLSNKNILNRITDNKLEAQIHIVDISYSFIFPKIENSKFRNLIDEDIEKEYDFFYYIIPTGWVKKYSFYRKNNISIFLIPYSEHSNLSELKDFVKSIKPCNIFPTVFSNPKEKMKILNIFNPYLNLKKEVYHFLKLNDESYIVKNKKISKKSDNGEEKEKKNVICKTKAEKILVDRNQQKLTLYFPITKREIIKKEK; translated from the exons ATGATTGAAGAtgacatacatataattcaAAACGATCCTTTAATTATAGTAGATAAATTTCCTTataccaaaaaaaaggacGCTGACACAG acaaaaaagtaaagaagaAAGAAATTACGAAGATATATTTCTTAACTCATTTTCATGCTGAtcattatatgaatattaataaatattttaatgagaACGTTTTTTCCTCAactataacaaaaaaattattaacaaatataataggagttaatgaaaaatatgtacacaatTTAAAGATTAATAGGAATTACTATCTATTCAATTTTGAAATTGTTTTCATTGATGCTAATCATTGCCCTGGTTcagtaattatttattttgaatttgCTAATGGCACGAAAATTATACACACAGGTGACTTTCGTTATTCGAATGTTCATagttttttgataaaaaagtTGCTATATTACGATACAGCTAATGGAGGAAATGAAGatgataataaagaaaaaccgaatgatataaaattagCGGAACCTAGGAATCATATGTTGTTAACAGAAAGTGCAAGCAAAGAATGTGTATAttggaataataaaaaatatagtgtTTGTTACGTGagtgaaaattttaatatttataatagtaatacatatattgtaGATATTGAAGAATTCAgaataacatatttaaagAGTATTGAAGATTTATTAGTGAAACTTGAAAATATGGAGGaagctttttatttatatgattcTATAGaacaagaaaattattttaattatttcatttttatagaaTTGTCATTGTATTTTAATCAAAATGAATTAGATATTTTACTGTTATATGACAATGATATGAAACTAAATGATAgtgtaattataaataaggaaaacataaaaaacatTCAATTTGTTTCGGGATAtcagaaaaaagaagagttgttaaataatgaaaattctaGGAGTATTACCTTTTTAGTGAAAAAGGAATTGATAAAATGCAAGGATAATAACGAAATGCATGATTCTATGTTCAAGAAAGGGATTAAGATTGATAATATAAACCGTGAATACATAGTAATGAAAAgtgaaaaagataataatataaatgaaactCAACAGTGTGAAAGTGTGCATACATGTCAACTAGAAAAGATgacaaaaaagaagaaaagaaaatgtatGAATGATACCActgaagaggaaaaaaatgaaattaggTCAAATATagacaaaaaattttatctgaacgaaaagaaagaaaattcTAATTATATAAGGACTATTTACCTTGATACAACATATGCACTgtctaaaaataatttatttgctCCACAAATGTATTTgattaatttcattatttatctGTGTAGagacaaaataaaacgagATTCTTGTGTTATGGGAACAGAGGAAAACAATAAATCCCGCCTTGCGAGATTaagaaaaaggataaaaggtactcaaaaaattatggaaGACCTAGAGGGAGAGAATAAGTGCATAATGTACGATGGTGTAGAGAAGAGGGCAGGAAAAGTGGcatcaaaaaatgaaataggTCAGAAGAgagatgaaaagaaaaatatgtccttaaatcatataaagtcaaaggggaaaaaaacattatttttgtttggGACGTATAATTtgggaaaggaaaaaatatacttaagtGTTTCCGAAGCGTGCaacatgaaaatatattacaagaatgaaaagaaaagaacgATAATCGAATCCTTCTTAAgtaataagaatattttaaatagaaTAACAGATAATAAGTTAGAAGCGCAGATTCATATAGTTGATATTAGTTACTCTTTTATATTTCCCAAAATTGAGAATAGTAAATTTAGAAATTTAATAGATGAAGATATTGAAAAAGAATAtgactttttttattatatcattcCTACAGGGTgggttaaaaaatattctttttatcgCAAAAATAACATTTCCATCTTTTTAATACCATATAGTGAACATTCAAATTTATCTGAATTAAAAGATTTTGTAAAATCTATTAAACCATGTAATATATTCCCCACTGTGTTTTCTAACCCCAAAgaaaagatgaaaatattaaatatctTTAATCCATATCTTAATTTAAAGAAGGAAGTataccattttttaaaattaaatgatgaaAGTTATATagtcaaaaataaaaaaatatcaaaaaaaagtgataatggggaagaaaaagaaaaaaaaaatgtaatatgcAAAACGAAGGCTGAAAAAATACTCGTTGATAGAAATCAGCAGAAGTTAACTTTGTATTTTCCCATTACAAAAAGGGagataattaaaaaggaaaaataa